The sequence TGCGCTCGCCTCTTCCGATCACTCGATCGTGAATTGCTCGAGACTTTGCGGCTCATCATTTGCTCGATTAGATTTTCGCATCGCCGCAAACGAAGTTCTTATGTTTCGTGCCGATGAACTACGGCTGGGCCGCGAATCAACGCGCGCAGCCTAACAGTCATTCGGTCGCGGAATCGCGCAGATTTCGGCGCATTTTTGCCGCATTTTTACAAGAGTATAAAGTTAATTGACGCCGATGATTGTCTGATCTAATGATTCGATTAGTTAATCAGGGCGGCGGATGCCGCAAAATTACTAGGAGGCCGAGTTCGTTATGAGAAAGGTGTTGCGAGTGTCTGCTACAACGGCTGTCGCAGCCTTGGCGCTGCTGGCTTTGCTCTGGCCGGCGTCAAGTTTTGCGCAAGTCAAACCGGGCGATTTCATCACGCCCGAAAACGCCACCAAGGTTAAAGATTTGGTCGGCCCCGGCGTTTACTACAAAGTCGAGCGCGGGATGACGATGAAGATCGTCCCGACCCAGCGCGTGGATTGGCCGCCTCCGTACAAGGATGCGACCGAAAAGTACTCGCCGCAGGTCCGGCTCTCGAAAGATAAACGCTCGGTCGTCGGCTACGTGGCGGGTCAGCCCTTTCCGCTGATCGACGCGAACGATCCCGACGTCGGGGTGAAGGTCGTCTGGAACAACGTGTTCCGTCCGATCACTTCTGACGACTACGATCTGCGGTTCTATGACTGCGACTCTGAATATCAGAAAAAGGGGCCACAGACCGGACAGATCGAGTACTTCCAGATCGGCCACTACGCCGGCTACGACCTGGTGGGCCGCACCGAAGTGGAGCCGCTGCCGACCGACCCCGACTTCAAGCAGACCGGCCGCCTCTGGTTGTTCGGGCTGTATCCGATCCTGGCGCCGCAGGAAATCCACGGCACGGGCTTCCTTCGCTGGCGCTACGCCGATCCGAAGCGTGGGGACGATATCTGGAGCCTTGCCGGCGGTTCACGCCGCCTCCGCCGCGTTGACGAAGCGATCATGAGCTCGTCCACCACCACCAATGGCTCCTCGGCTCACTCGTGGGATCCCGATCATTATTCGGGCTTCAACCCCAAGACCGAGCAGTACTTCTATAAGTTCATTGGCGAGAAGAACATGCTGGCGACGGTTCATGCCGAGCATTCGCCCGAAATCCGCTGCGCGACTGACGGCGGCGCCAGCGCCTGCCCCGAAGCATGGGAGATGCGCCACATGTACGTGGTCGAGGCCAATCCGGATCGCTCGCGGGTAAACGCACTCGATTCACGCACCATTATCTTCATGGACAGCGAGATGTGGTTCGAGCCGTATATCGACACCTATGATCGCGCAGGCCGTCTATTCCGCAGCCATATCTACTGGCTGGCCACCCGTGATCGTCCGGTGCCTGATGCACGCGTCGCGATCTATCCGTTCAAGCGTTCGTTCGTCGTCGGTGCGGTTTCGACCGACGTGCAGTCTGGTTTGGCGACGATGTGCTATCTGCCGGGTATCGAAACGCCGGAGAAGGAGTGCTGGTACATCAACATGGGCGCCGTGGATCGCAGTTTTTTCAACACCGATGCGATGGTGCGCGCGGCCGCGTTCTGATCAGATAATTCAAAACCGTTTGCTAACCGGACTGGCGTGGTCGACAAGATCGCGCCAGTTCTTTTTTGCCCAGGCCCGCTTAAAGTCTCTACCCGCCCAGCCGGTCCCAGCGCCTCGAGCTAACGGCCGTTAGCTGGATCCGGCGATCCTGCGACTTGTTGGACGATATAATTACCGTTGACGCTCAGCATAAACTAGTCTAATGGAATCATTAGTGGGCGACCAAACAATTCAGCAACGAACTACTAGGGGAGACTGCGTATGCACAGGGGAAAAGCATTTCGTGTGTCCGTCACAATTTCCGTCACAGCATTGATCCTGCTGATTTTGGGACTGGCGCCGCCGCCAGGCCACGCGCAGGTCAAGCCGGGCGATTTCATCACGCCCGAAAATGCCACGAAGGTCAAAGACTTGGTCGCACCGGGCGTCTATTACAAGGTCGAGCGCGGCATGACGATGAAGATCGTCCCGAGCGAGCGTATCGACTGGCCGCCGCAGTACCAGCGCGATTACCAGGCCGATAAGCGTGGCCGGGGTGATTGCTTTCCGGGGCGACTTAGAATGAGCTTCGCAGTTCGGGAGTACCTTCTTGATTGAGTCTCTGATTAGAAGCCTCGCGTTTTCCGATCTAAGTGACAAATCGAGGTGTTCGCAATCCATCTTAATGTTCTGACCATTAAATCGACTTAGTATTGACTTAATTGTTTGGCTTGGTCAGTTTCGAATAAGCTGCTCCAGCGGCCGCAGTAGCCACTCCCAGCCCTAGCAGGGTGTTGAAAAATACATACTGTAGAATTTCGCTACACACTTACTGATCTCCGATGGTCTCAAGACGCTCGTAAATTGGAACCGTACCTGATGCCGTACGGCGGATCGAAGTAGACCATCTGCACATGGCCAGCCATGCCTTCCTTTTCCAGCAGTGAATTCATGACCAGCAGGCTATCGCCGGCAATCAGCCGATTGCTCCAGCCGTGGGCGTGCTTGTAAAACTCGATGGCTTCGCGGAGGGGCGGGTTTTCGGACTTCGAGCTGAAGAGCGACATCTGCTCATAGTTGTTGCCGTTCTTTTTGCGCACCGCTTCCAGAATGCTCCGCGGGTCGATGCGTTCGTGAACGTGAAGGGAAACTGTAGGAACCACAAAACTGGTGCGCTCGGCCTTCCCCGCCCACTGCAACGACGGATCAAGGTGCGGATCGTAAGCGTAGGTCCGCTTCGTCTCCTTCTGGTCGGTTTCCGGCGTGACGAGGCCCACCGGCGGGTTGTTCACCCGCTTCTTGTCGGCATGACTGTACTGCTCGATGGGGCGCTTGTTGCTGTTCGTGCTTTTGATTTTTGCCATGAGTACGAACGTCTATTATCCGTTGCTGCGGAGCATCCTACACCTCATCGTAACAGCGCCGATATTGCGCCAGTTGGGAGGTTTTGTCACGGCGGTTTCTTGTTCTGTCATGTAGCCTCCTTCGCGCGGTGCGATCGACTTCGGGTCGCGGGCTTGCGTTCGACGCGCTGCCGCGTCTGGACGAAAGCGCGCAGGACCGCGTTAATACGTGTCTGGTAGCCTCTGCCGCGCGCCTTGAACCAGTCGAGAATATCGCCATCAAGGCGAATGTGAATATCCTGCTTGGCGGGCGGCAGTCCAACCATGACCG is a genomic window of Candidatus Binatus sp. containing:
- a CDS encoding DUF1329 domain-containing protein — protein: MALLALLWPASSFAQVKPGDFITPENATKVKDLVGPGVYYKVERGMTMKIVPTQRVDWPPPYKDATEKYSPQVRLSKDKRSVVGYVAGQPFPLIDANDPDVGVKVVWNNVFRPITSDDYDLRFYDCDSEYQKKGPQTGQIEYFQIGHYAGYDLVGRTEVEPLPTDPDFKQTGRLWLFGLYPILAPQEIHGTGFLRWRYADPKRGDDIWSLAGGSRRLRRVDEAIMSSSTTTNGSSAHSWDPDHYSGFNPKTEQYFYKFIGEKNMLATVHAEHSPEIRCATDGGASACPEAWEMRHMYVVEANPDRSRVNALDSRTIIFMDSEMWFEPYIDTYDRAGRLFRSHIYWLATRDRPVPDARVAIYPFKRSFVVGAVSTDVQSGLATMCYLPGIETPEKECWYINMGAVDRSFFNTDAMVRAAAF
- a CDS encoding BrnA antitoxin family protein produces the protein MRKNENIARFSADKIRRKIARGESKTDWKRANAMSQVEVERLADKDEGPLAAGWESTVMVGLPPAKQDIHIRLDGDILDWFKARGRGYQTRINAVLRAFVQTRQRVERKPATRSRSHRAKEAT